A genome region from Anastrepha ludens isolate Willacy chromosome 3, idAnaLude1.1, whole genome shotgun sequence includes the following:
- the LOC128858679 gene encoding titin homolog, with product MSDDRVYKDGDIVWVKLGNNWWPGEVTGVQRQPEGLLKHLKKKPYCVVKFFQEDAYEYIKSAKQIFPFQCSKKDEFIKKGTALYNAKNKFMEKFPSDVEIAERLTRKATDLLIINDRPDSIVKAILGPTYTRCSSDYYDTEYNNSSCNTDYNNKRRSGDSVTKILNITPQRTSTATTTAMRTPETVKSLTSPLITPNYTNTTNSIAASSANTNFYRCNLCNFSSQRQNVMIMHRRTHSGTGTPASAAILSRKTTSATITTTSAAKLSTNSTACTTPPPTTSSKDTSNFLSEDVERKCQETIRTGAAPIPKSANSAAPVNSRSASAVKNRPQLSTVEGEGISRGVAGSSRPKLRSSLRIDADVTEITLPDGMPVGASKEDLKLTDDDTTDNSSSPTTEELLRACSPRKHNIDVSDTASNAIVLNSTAEEIRQRLLADWSDGEKEDEMVNDFKKLATRSATPPTNAHESEINKLAVQADVIKKDEPIVYGMATPISSAICNNGPQTSNQNRIRNIPKKDRRDAVLKEFINDYTVESPAAVVNLESINCSSSNSSDSVVVVAVVPPNSETIVVDDNGGTDGEAETSGGEIVVKGTEIPASDLPFNVTKGDQNRTVGEDNAEVVLKNPTREPGTELQEIVQAKVEKELVEYIQRDGRNDERRKEEFHAERLKNGEQFVLMSGELAKDEVVSREEMVRSSSSEESDRADLKEESKVNDINSEIRKQSTKQRSRDKASKFKRRQKATNEAPKYSLETPTKEEHLSNEQFSLGAEESNMPRSPQRLKEEERPLTSLAAAQQQLPTDCFDFQEEEDDTCSDALKSIADFKKKYLSPEKSQDKAQADNGLPSESERRRSTEQKDQQLAYDIEKLLEQATAPSIVDAAIPAAVARTHSFGSSKEELPVKGLPIKERGKRIFKSRNRSRIDETSPLAGVGMENVVPAQIMDIVEPNVTVENQLQQHKQIIGERDHEEKVGQYKEFAGVERADEYEKAQPSDAPPAPAVQTTAEKMEGVETLEIQNENEGNAEIVKKQFDEEPTVLKVKTVNNGVLSTPTAKDAAGHASAEDKQWESRGLNGENIDNEEKSEQTVTDEAPSNGDDFESTTQIAEEKVEENNSQTQEGLSDQIANAVQPESEHENGDENSNRDASEGDNLVVVQEDLMEQIQENAAHEMELSNESVSNEIPDMPIASNETTAETNFINTQAAIDKEESEVELTELPARIADPELVHEAEDSLAATLKNDIAEEQHDIALISEEVPQSRLTSPTDDNSSICISEAGAEFGSPTSMLDDERLPTITGRLMTPTDALIDAMPAGSEDAKALEVEQQTEIIDELQNGSGVQNDAVELAQETTSVDVDDKTGEIEYIEGIPMGEITTETFTAEEDVNPTENKGNELIATIAEQEDTEIQEASKELLLEEAKHVEKADESSFQDACDITDIAEPCSGDENNRDNNQQDSAENEAGVDGAHNIGDGELVNTESEAPEMQNETAIPAEASGEVESEANNKEPASELVHKIIEEQVEGIGNVQNAQVGNAAANMQVEDQSLTDNTEQRAVDEVASTARQLNSIEEVVPTEESVTEIIEHVENEESDMDDDFIESPPHEPLSGHEGDAELLSAKTKVLTKTQKRRTITAIDNTNTEESTQSEDSVERRRPTPTYSEQSNVSPKHITEFTKETSSRRRQTRATKQQQSKSNDFMKELDLSDLHEATTKEESEEKVLTKPLKTTARQRKGTKISKLTAKVNEQNEKPDMDIVTTEVVAIEQQVVNEELATAEVLNERTQTPNEAELTEPLDLQQYGEQSNDAIVAAIKSGGSSRKRRSATIITPRRNASGTPNTNTRESELADKDEPMQRAKTRKLEESSNIDNTANVETFQTTEELNASIDMDNCESLIEEVDESELIVEDNEGANMASPQLQLQSNDANSPLVVEEEQCIIQEVYLNDTMSMQQIAIETSANDNTATVEDAAEATVSEINSFRPHDVPNAVEYVDYASIEHQQPIEEVIVSDANTVEAATECDTLQSLNTSTNNANVTLNQRRASTRDAQPTADNVCINISPMEKVRINVDVANPLSTQIANILATKSAGGAASTAVKHRKANLEESIPSFIIERPGQAGNAHQQHASTSGLEFTIGEQDAVAHVQQMCPQVKITRKEKFIEEPLTADNVVQQDTIVATSGAMFDISNMPIVLGNEHFMSAQGDMQIVLTSSAEAETSLRTDGPQILQQQILQPAYRSSLQAAQQRQRKRSTDQQQQQQVQQTGGANCQVGSNKHGIIIIKAAPSDLIIQQSPTLQVTQQQAQAIAAGGTQQLSTSPADATTMYNLGSGVTLRPIAEPKQKQQQRQQQQKQQIAANKSKSPAAAATGGRKQAGNTITLPSSITVKQRQQKVTDGLTSAAATGTTTKATTSEQQQLTQSASVSGNKAQKRNHPTNSRRSQTQIVQQRRLTATASSLVELQRQQEQQHVVDGVTTLLHRRLSYTEAHAPSPAKISRSADKHSESTFAATAEQQLLQLQQQQHLQQQRQKVQSPTTSVSISATQPPPLHPLHNRKRHSSQQQRRMSTKSEVTHSQTQSCAQEQQQQQLQRLQPTQMVLLEQQQHQCLEQAQQQEQHVAAVHITELAASPSASDVIPAEYEAVQLQEEAPEVYTEEILAEEFEANEHTPSVIAVPSQPVPGYPDTLLLCRRVDEEWIPVVAQPFYYTRSDQQLRPIPKEVLIGRPILTPSTDKATEFPVETEEVQTVSANDAYKEETGVTILIGNNYVHMEWDQFLEVMRSNDDVYNLRAENGHVFQLTRDALVTLQQDANLQEKYRQLQQLLEEQQLEEQQQLEQQELIQQQFIQQLQTVTVTGEEGLETDMIPLLHIDTTQTLQLIGTDDGNLILQPALAQPPLSPPCTRPALTNATNALLNQTPIMSPLEKPSTAAAATTLLADSSGRHIDLATATSPEQLVAAGFIAADTGSAMPACRPTLGDSLAVIGVVPTQPTLLPTTVTNPAIAPPKSDLIPNMTTAAQMHAQYRHAQRAIYNDPGS from the exons ATGTCAGACGATCGCGTTTATAAAGATGGCGACATCGTTTGGGTGAAGCTGGGCAACAACTGGTGGCCTGGTGAGGTGACCGGCGTGCAGCGCCAACCGGAAGGTCTCCTCAAACACCTGAAAAAGAAGCCATATTGCGTTGTGAAATTTTTCCAAGAAGATGCCTA cgAATATATAAAGAGTGCAAAGCAAATTTTTCCTTTCCAATGCAGCAAAAAAGATGAATTCATCAAAAAGGGTACTG CATTATATAATGCCAAAAATAAGTTCATGGAGAAGTTCCCCTCCGATGTGGAGATCGCTGAGCGTTTAACGCGCAAAGCTACAGATTTGCTAATCATCAACGATCGTCCGGATAGTATTGTCAAAGCTATACTGGGTCCAACGTATACCCGATGCAGTAGCGATTACTACGACACTGAGTACAACAATAGTAGTTGTAATACTGACTATAACAATAAGCGCAGAAGTGGG GATTCTGTAACGAAAATCCTCAACATTACACCACAACGTACATCAACAGCAACTACAACAGCCATGCGAACTCCAGAAACGGTGAAATCATTAACATCACCGCTTATCACACCAAACTATACAAACACAACGAATTCGATTGCTGCGAGTAGCGCCAATACAAACTTTTATCGGTGTAATTTGTGCAATTTCTCCAGCCAGCGGCAGAATGTCATGATAATGCATCGCCGTACACATAGTGGAACTGGCACACCAGCATCCGCTGCAATACTTTCACGGAAAACCACTTCTGCTACCATTACGACAACGAGTGCAGCTAAGCTGTCTACTAATAGTACTGCCTGCACCACACCACCACCTACAACATCATCTAAAGATACAAGCAATTTCCTGAGCGAAGATGTTGAACGTAAATGCCAAGAGACAATCCGCACCGGCGCAGCCCCTATACCAAAGTCAGCGAACAGTGCAGCTCCGGTGAATAGTCGAAGTGCTAGTGCTGTCAAAAATAGACCACAACTGTCAACGGTCGAAGGCGAGGGAATAAGTCGTGGCGTTGCTGGTTCATCGCGCCCGAAACTACGTTCATCGTTGCGCATAGATGCCGATGTGACAGAAATTACTCTGCCAGATGGTATGCCGGTAGGTGCATCAAAAGAAGATCTTAAACTTACTGATGACGACACCACCGATAACTCATCATCACCTACAACGGAGGAGTTGCTGAGGGCATGCAGTCCGCGCAAGCACAATATCGATGTTAGCGACACCGCTAGTAACGCGATTGTGTTGAACAGTACAGCTGAGGAAATCCGACAACGCCTACTGGCTGATTGGAGTGACGGTGAGAAGGAAGATGAGATGGTGAACGACTTTAAGAAACTTGCGACTCGAAGCGCTACACCTCCAACAAATgcacatgaatctgaaataaacAAGTTAGCGGTACAGGCAGACGTCATTAAAAAGGATGAGCCGATTGTATATGGCATGGCAACACCAATAAGTTCAGCGATATGTAATAACGGGCCACAAACTTCGAATCAGAATCGTATTCGAAACATACCGAAAAAGGATCGGCGAGATGCGGTATTGAAAGAATTCATAAATGACTACACCGTCGAGTCGCCAGCGGCCGTCGTGAATCTGGAGAGTATCaactgcagcagcagcaacagctccGATTCAGTGGTTGTAGTGGCGGTGGTGCCACCAAATAGTGAAACCATTGTCGTTGATGACAACGGCGGAACCGATGGTGAAGCGGAAACTTCAGGAGGCGAAATCGTAGTAAAAGGTACTGAGATACCAGCGTCCGATTTGCCATTTAACGTTACAAAAGGAGATCAAAATCGCACTGTGGGCGAGGACAATGCAGAAGTCGTGTTGAAGAATCCAACAAGAGAGCCTGGTACAGAATTACAGGAAATAGTTCAGGCTAAAGTAGAGAAGGAACTTGTGGAATATATACAAAGGGACGGTAGGAATGACGAACGGCGGAAAGAAGAATTTCATGCGGAGCGCCTTAAAAATGGAGAACAGTTTGTTTTAATGTCCGGTGAGTTAGCAAAAGATGAAGTTGTAAGCAGAGAAGAAATGGTGCGAAGTTCGTCGAGTGAAGAAAGCGATAGAGCCGATTTGAAGGAGGAAAGTAAAGTGAACGACATCAACTCAGAAATACGCAAACAATCGACAAAACAAAGAAGCCGCGACAaagcatcaaaatttaaaagaagacAGAAAGCTACAAATGAAGCGCCAAAATATAGCCTGGAAACCCCAACAAAAGAAGAGCATTTGTCAAATGAACAGTTTTCACTGGGAGCGGAGGAATCGAATATGCCTAGGTCGCCACAGCGTTTGAAAGAAGAAGAACGCCCGTTAACCAGCTTGGCAGCTGCGCAGCAACAACTTCCCACAgattgttttgattttcaaGAGGAAGAGGATGATACATGCAGCGATGCTTTAAAGTCGATAGCCGATTTCAAAAAGAAATATCTCTCTCCGGAAAAATCACAAGACAAAGCGCAAGCGGATAACGGCTTGCCGTCCGAAAGCGAAAGACGACGTTCCACCGAACAGAAGGACCAGCAGTTGGCAtacgacatcgaaaagctgctcGAACAAGCGACGGCACCAAGCATTGTCGATGCCGCAATACCTGCTGCTGTAGCGCGCACGCACTCATTCGGCAGCAGCAAGGAGGAGCTGCCTGTGAAGGGGTTGCCAATCAAGGAACGAGGCAAGCGTATATTCAAGTCGCGTAACCGTTCACGTATCGATGAGACATCACCATTAGCGGGAGTTGGAATGGAAAATGTGGTGCCCGCACAAATAATGGATATTGTTGAACCAAATGTGACTGTGGAAAACCAACTGCAGcaacataaacaaattattgGGGAAAGGGAccatgaagaaaaagttggtcAATATAAAGAATTTGCGGGCGTGGAAAGAGCTGATGAATATGAAAAAGCACAACCCTCTGATGCACCACCGGCACCTGCTGTACAAACTACTGCTGAAAAAATGGAAGGCGTGGAAACACTTGAAATACAGAATGAAAACGAGGGAAatgcagaaattgttaaaaaacagtTCGACGAGGAACCAAccgttttaaaagtaaaaaccgTTAATAATGGTGTGCTCAGTACGCCAACTGCAAAGGATGCTGCAGGTCATGCAAGTGCGGAAGATAAACAATGGGAGAGTAGAGGACTGAATGGGGAAAATATTGACAACGAGGAGAAATCAGAACAAACTGTTACAGATGAAGCACCAAGTAATGGAGATGATTTTGAGTCTACGACGCAAATTGCAGAAGAAAAAGTTGAAGAAAACAATTCGCAGACACAAGAAGGTCTCAGTGACCAAATTGCCAATGCTGTTCAACCAGAGAGTGAACATGAAAACGGTgatgaaaacagcaacaggGATGCAAGTGAAGGGGATAACTTAGTAGTTGTGCAGGAAGATCTGATGGAACAAATACAGGAAAATGCTGCTCACGAAATGGAACTCTCAAATGAAAGTGTTTCAAATGAGATTCCAGACATGCCAATAGCAAGCAATGAAACTACTGCTGaaactaattttataaatacacaAGCGGCTATAGACAAAGAAGAATCAGAAGTGGAATTAACAGAGCTGCCGGCACGCATCGCTGATCCGGAACTGGTGCACGAAGCTGAGGATTCTTTAGCTGCTACGCTGAAAAATGATATAGCGGAGGAGCAGCACGATATCGCTTTGATAAGCGAAGAAGTACCACAAAGTCGACTCACTTCGCCCACTGACGACAACAGTTCGATATGTATCTCGGAGGCTGGCGCAGAATTCGGTTCGCCCACCTCAATGCTGGATGATGAACGTTTACCAACCATAACTGGTAGATTGATGACTCCCACCGATGCATTGATTGATGCAATGCCAGCCGGTAGTGAAGATGCAAAAGCATTAGAAGTTGAACAACAAACAGAAATCATAGACGAGCTACAAAATGGCAGTGGAGTACAAAACGATGCTGTCGAATTAGCACAGGAAACTACTTCGGTTGATGTAGATGATAAAACAGGCGAAATAGAATATATAGAAGGAATACCAATGGGTGAAATAACGACTGAGACTTTTACTGCAGAAGAAGACGTCAATCCCACGGAAAATAAAGGTAATGAGTTGATAGCAACAATCGCTGAGCAGGAGGATACCGAAATTCAGGAGGCGTCGAAAGAACTTCTTTTGGAGGAAGCAAAGCATGTGGAAAAAGCGGATGAAAGCAGTTTCCAAGATGCATGTGACATTACAGACATTGCGGAGCCATGCAGTGGTGACGAAAACAATCGAGATAATAACCAACAAGATAGTGCAGAAAATGAAGCAGGCGTAGATGGTGCACACAACATTGGAGATGGCGAATTAGTAAACACAGAAAGTGAGGCGCCAGAAATGCAAAATGAAACCGCAATTCCTGCAGAGGCGTCGGGTGAAGTAGAAAGTGAGGCAAACAATAAGGAACCCGCGAGCGAACTTGTACACAAAATCATTGAGGAGCAAGTGGAAGGCATTGGAAATGTGCAAAATGCGCAAGTGGGAAATGCGGCAGCAAATATGCAAGTTGAAGATCAGTCGCTTACAGATAACACTGAGCAACGAGCAGTGGACGAAGTAGCGAGCACCGCAAGACAGTTAAATAGCATAGAAGAAGTCGTGCCTACAGAAGAATCAGTTACAGAAATTATTGAGCATGTGGAAAATGAGGAATCTGACATGGACGACGATTTTATCGAGAGTCCGCCGCATGAACCGCTTTCTGGACACGAAGGCGATGCAGAACTATTGTCTGCAAAAACTAAAGTGTTGACCAAAACTCAAAAGCGACGTACGATTACTGCAATTGATAATACAAACACTGAAGAGAGCACACAAAGTGAAGATAGCGTTGAGCGCCGAAGGCCCACTCCAACGTATTCAGAACAGTCAAACGTTTCACCGAAACACATAACCGAATTTACCAAAGAAACGAGTAGCAGAAGACGTCAGACCCGAGCTACAAAACAGCAACAATCAAAGTCTAACGATTTTATGAAAGAATTAGATTTATCCGATTTGCACGAAGCAACCACCAAAGAGGAAAGTGAAGAGAAAGTGTTGACGAAGCCATTAAAAACGACAGCACGCCAACGAAAAGGAACGAAAATCTCTAAATTAACAGCAAAAGTGAACGAACAAAATGAAAAGCCTGACATGGACATTGTGACAACTGAAGTTGTTGCCATAGAGCAACAAGTAGTGAACGAAGAGTTAGCGACTGCAGAGGTATTGAACGAGCGCACGCAAACACCAAACGAAGCTGAGCTCACTGAACCGCTAGATCTACAACAGTATGGCGAGCAATCGAATGACGCAATTGTAGCTGCTATAAAATCTGGAGGATCCTCACGTAAACGGCGTAGCGCAACTATAATAACGCCCCGTCGTAATGCCAGCGGTACACCAAATACTAATACTCGTGAGAGTGAATTAGCAGACAAAGACGAGCCGATGCAGCGAGCAAAAACTAGAAAATTGGAAGAGAGCTCAAATATAGACAACACTGCAAATGTTGAAACATTTCAAACAACGGAAGAATTGAATGCCTCAATCGATATGGACAACTGTGAAAGTTTAATTGAAGAAGTGGACGAATCCGAATTGATCGTTGAAGACAATGAAGGCGCCAATATGGCTAGTCcgcaattacaattacaaagtAATGACGCCAATAGTCCGCTTGTCGTAGAGGAGGAGCAATGCATCATTCAAGAAGTGTACCTAAACGATACAATGTCCATGCAACAAATAGCAATTGAAACCTCTGCAAACGACAATACCGCAACTGTGGAAGATGCTGCAGAAGCAACAGTCTCGGAGATAaattcatttcgtccacacgaTGTACCCAATGCAGTGGAGTATGTCGATTACGCCTCAATTGAGCATCAGCAGCCGATAGAAGAGGTGATTGTCAGTGATGCCAACACAGTAGAAGCGGCGACGGAATGCGACACGCTGCAGAGTCTAAACACCAGCACGAATAACGCAAATGTGACCTTGAATCAGCGACGAGCCTCAACACGTGATGCTCAGCCAACGGCAGATAATGTGTG CATCAATATTTCTCCTATGGAGAAGGTCCGCATCAACGTGGACGTCGCCAATCCACTCTCGACGCAAATAGCTAATATTTTGGCCACAAAATCAGCAGGTGGTGCAGCATCAACGGCCGTAAAACACAGAAAGGCAAATCTTGAAGAGTCCATCCCATCATTTATCATTGAGAGGCCGGGACAGGCCGGCAATGCACATCAACAACATGCGTCGACTTCAGGCCTTGAATTTACCATTGGCGAACAGGATGCCGTTGCGCACGTACAGCAAATGTGTCCACAGGTGAAAATCACACGCAAAGAGAAATTTATTGAAGAACCACTCACTGCTGATAATGTAGTACAACAGGACACAATTGTGGCCACTTCTGGCGCCATGTTCGACATCAGCAATATGCCCATTGTGCTGGGTAATGAACACTTCATGTCGGCACAGGGGGACATGCAAATCGTATTGACATCGTCCGCGGAGGCAGAGACGAGTTTGCGTACAGATGGTCCACAAATCCTACAACAACAAATTCTTCAACCTGCTTACAGATCATCACTGCAAGCTGCACAACAGCGACAGCGCAAACGTTCCACggatcaacagcagcagcagcaggtgcAGCAAACAGGCGGCGCAAATTGCCAAGTGGGTAGTAATAAGCACGGCATTATTATAATCAAGGCGGCGCCGAGTGATTTGATCATTCAACAGTCACCGACGCTGCAAGTGACACAACAGCAGGCGCAAGCGATCGCCGCTGGAGGCACGCAGCAATTGTCGACATCTCCTGCAGATGCAACGACCATGTACAATCTGGGCTCGGGTGTTACTTTGCGTCCGATAGCtgagccaaaacaaaaacagcaacaacgccaacagcagcaaaagcaacaaatcGCTGCAAACAAATCGAAGTCGCCGGCAGCAGCAGCTACCGGTGGACGCAAACAGGCTGGCAATACAATAACTTTGCCCAGCAGCATAACCGTAAAGCAGCGGCAACAAAAAGTAACGGATGGGCTGACAAGTGCAGCCGCTACAGGAACGACCACAAAGGCTACAACTAgtgaacaacaacaattaacccAGTCCGCCTCTGTAAGTGGTAATAAAGCGCAAAAGCGTAATCACCCAACGAATTCGCGTCGTTCACAAACGCAGATCGTTCAGCAACGGCGACTAACTGCCACGGCCAGCAGTTTAGTAGAGCTGCAGCGTcagcaagaacaacaacatGTTGTTGACGGAGTTACTACCCTTTTGCATCGACGCCTCAGCTATACAGAAGCGCACGCACCGTCGCCTGCCAAAATTTCCCGAAGTGCCGACAAACACAGTGAGTCAACATTTGCGGCGACGGCTGAGCAACAATTGTTACAgttgcagcaacagcaacatctTCAACAGCAACGACAAAAAGTACAATCCCCAACGACGAGTGTGTCTATCAGTGCAACGCAGCCACCTCCACTGCATCCGCTACACAATCGCAAACGTCATTCGTCGCAACAACAACGAAGAATGAGCACAAAATCTGAGGTGACGCATTCGCAAACGCAGTCATGcgcacaagaacaacaacaacaacaactgcagcgGCTGCAGCCAACGCAAATGGTGTTAttggaacaacagcaacatcagTGTTTAGAACAAGcccaacaacaagaacaacacgtAGCTGCTGTGCATATAACAGAGTTGGCTGCGTCGCCGTCAGCATCCGACGTTATACCAGCGGAGTATGAAGCGGTACAGCTGCAAGAGGAAGCACCGGAGGTTTACACCGAAGAAATTCTAGCTGAAGAGTTTGAAGCGAATGAA CATACTCCCTCGGTAATAGCCGTGCCATCACAACCAGTACCAGGCTACCCGGATACATTGCTGCTATGCCGTAGAGTCGACGAAGAGTGGATACCGGTGGTAGCGCAGCCTTTTTACTATACTCGAAGTGATCAACAATTGAGACCTATACCGAAAGAAGTGCTGATCGGACGACCGATATTGACGCCGAGCACAGACAAAGCAACAGAGTTCCCAGTTGAAACCGAGGAAGTGCAGACGGTTTCCGCTAATGACGCTTACAAAGAGGAGACTGGAGTCACCATACTAATCGGTAATAATTACGTGCACATGGAATGGGATCAGTTTTTGGAAGTGATGCGCTCCAATGATGACGTGTACAATCTGCGCGCCGAAAACGGGCACGTCTTCCAGCTGACACGAGACGCATTAGTAACACTGCAGCAAGATGCTAATCTGCAGGAAAAATACCGTCAGCTGCAGCAGCTGTTGGAGGAACAGCAATTGGAAGAGCAACAGCAACTGGAGCAGCAAGAGTTGATACAACAACAGTTCATACAACAGCTGCAAACAGTTACAGTTACCGGTGAAGAGGGCCTCGAAACGGATATGATACCATTGCTGCACATAGACACAACTCAGACGTTGCAATTGATTGGCACCGATGATGGTAATCTAATATTGCAACCGGCCCTGGCACAGCCACCACTTTCTCCACCTTGCACGCGGCCTGCGCTCACAAATGCCACCAATGCGCTACTCAATCAAACACCCATTATGTCACCACTTGAGAAGCCATCCACCGCAGCGGCAGCGACCACTTTGCTAGCCGATAGTTCTGGACGGCACATCGATTTGGCAACCGCAACATCACCCGAGCAACTGGTTGCAGCCGGTTTCATAGCGGCCGACACAGGAAGTGCTATGCCAGCCTGTCGACCCACATTGGGCGATAGTTTGGCTGTTATAGGCGTCGTGCCGACACAACCTACACTGCTGCCCACCACCGTTACCAATCCGGCAATTGCGCCGCCCAAATCCGATCTAATACCAAACATGACGACGGCTGCTCAAATGCATGCGCAATATCGTCATGCACAACGTGCAATTTACAACGATCCTGGGAGTTAA